The Gemmatimonadota bacterium genome has a segment encoding these proteins:
- a CDS encoding PorV/PorQ family protein, which yields MTRKFLTYVALSLMCLTPLYAQDPVDTTDPDDLPVPEPGQDLPRERRAQAGFKFLSVSPDARAAAMGDAYSALRVGSSAMFYNPASMAYATRKFQLSAGQIQWIADVTYNMGSVALNTDWGVFGLSMVAVDYGDFERTIRADNEKGFLDVGTYSPSAWAIGLGYARAITDRFSVGGNIRIAKQSFGDVPVGLEGASPVNKSFSERSTIVDFGVLYWTGYKSLTLALNTRNFSQENKYSEESFELPLTFRMGLAMDLIDLTDMDKDTHSIILSVDTERPRDFSEQVKVGVDYTIMKTLSLRAGYITPTDEQGISLGVGFGRDLGSLALRVDYAYTDFGVFDGVNRLTLQAGF from the coding sequence ATGACCAGAAAATTTCTTACTTATGTCGCGCTAAGTCTGATGTGTCTGACGCCGCTCTACGCACAGGACCCTGTGGATACGACAGATCCAGACGACCTTCCCGTGCCCGAACCGGGACAGGATCTCCCGCGCGAACGCCGCGCACAAGCGGGCTTTAAGTTTTTGAGCGTATCGCCCGATGCGCGCGCCGCCGCCATGGGCGATGCGTATTCCGCATTGAGGGTGGGGTCATCGGCGATGTTTTACAATCCCGCATCAATGGCGTATGCCACCCGCAAGTTTCAACTCTCTGCCGGGCAGATCCAGTGGATCGCAGATGTGACCTACAACATGGGCAGTGTCGCATTGAATACGGATTGGGGCGTTTTCGGGTTGTCAATGGTTGCCGTCGATTACGGCGATTTTGAACGCACCATTCGCGCAGACAACGAAAAGGGATTCCTCGATGTGGGCACGTATAGCCCATCTGCCTGGGCAATCGGACTCGGTTATGCCCGCGCTATTACCGACCGTTTTTCAGTGGGTGGCAATATACGCATCGCCAAGCAATCGTTCGGCGATGTTCCCGTGGGCCTTGAAGGCGCATCGCCTGTAAATAAATCTTTTAGCGAGCGCTCGACCATTGTCGATTTTGGCGTACTCTACTGGACGGGATATAAGAGCCTGACACTGGCGCTGAACACGCGAAACTTCTCTCAGGAAAACAAGTATAGCGAGGAGAGTTTTGAATTGCCGCTGACATTCCGCATGGGGTTGGCGATGGATTTGATCGATCTCACGGATATGGATAAGGATACCCATTCCATAATTCTATCGGTGGACACCGAGCGCCCGCGCGACTTTTCCGAGCAAGTCAAGGTCGGGGTGGATTATACGATTATGAAAACCCTATCTTTGCGCGCCGGATATATAACGCCAACCGATGAACAGGGCATATCTCTGGGCGTCGGCTTTGGCCGCGATCTGGGCAGCCTCGCTTTGCGCGTGGATTATGCGTACACCGATTTTGGCGTATTTGACGGTGTCAACCGCTTGACGCTTCAGGCGGGCTTTTAG